The region TGGCCCGACTCAACCGAGACCACCTACGGCGGGCCCCTGGGGGTCGTCTTCTCCGACCATGGCGAGACGGCCGACGAGGCCATTCAGGTGTTACTCACCGAGACTAGCTCCGATACGGTCGTCGTCACCTCCGACCGTGCCCTACAGCGGTCCGCCTCTGGGCAAGGGGCCGGGGGCGT is a window of Nitrospinota bacterium DNA encoding:
- a CDS encoding NYN domain-containing protein, whose product is MSIHLLIDGYNLLFSSALVEGSGELEGLRKALLQKLERYQAARGHRLTVVFDGARQWPDSTETTYGGPLGVVFSDHGETADEAIQVLLTETSSDTVVVTSDRALQRSASGQGAGGV